CAAGACGTTCTTTTTCTGCGGCAGCATCCACCGTAACACCTTGTTCGTCTTTCTTGGGATTTTTCCAGAAAGTAATTGCTTCAAGCAAGCGGCGGTTACCGATAACTTGCTGGCTTGCTTCCTTATCAAGCTTGGAGCGAACGCGCGGATCTGCCTTGTCGCTTCCTGTTTGGCTTATCAACGCCTGTTCAGACGGGCTCAGCGCCTGCATGTTCAAGGATGTTACGCCTTGTTGTGGCACGGTCTCCATCTTGCCCTCACCATAAAGCGCCTTGGCGGCAGCCGTAGATGGGTTTATGGCATTGCGCGGCGCAGCACCGGGGCGCGGCGGACGTAGGTCAAAGTCAGGTGGCATTGATAATGGCGGATGATCAATGACCGCAAATTCATCTGGTGGCGTGTTTACAAGGCCGACCGCTTCACGCACTTCTCCGCAACCCGTCAGGGCAATAAGCGATACGCAGACAATGAGAAGCTTCTCTGATTTCATATTTAATTTCATGCTCTATTTTTGAAGCGTCTTTTTGTCAAAAGCAAGGCTATCCAGCAAAATCAGGCCAACCCCGCAAACGATAGCACTATCTGCGACATTGAAGGCAGGCCAATGATATACCCAGCTCCCGATTGTGACGTAAAAATCAAGAAAATCAATAACCGCGCCATGCAAGACACGGTCTATTGCATTCCCGATTGCGCCACCAATGACCATTGCCAATGCAGTTACAATCAATGCGCTGCGGGTGCGAAACAACCACACGAGCAGCGCACACGAAATGATGCCCGAAATGCCGAGAAAAATATAAGGCTGCGCTTCTACTGGCGCCTGATTAAACAATCCAAAGCTTATGCCACGATTGTAAACCAGCACCAGATTAAAGAATGATGTAATCGGATGTACGATTTCTTCGGATGGGATCGTTTGCAAAATCGCATTTTTGCTAATCTGATCAACGCTTGCAATAACCGCGGCAAGCGCAAGTGCAATCCATTTATACCGTACAATACTCATGCAGCCACAGCCATCTGTTCAACGGCAGCTTCACATCGCAAGCATATGGTTGGGTGTTTTTTGCTTTTACCCACCTCTTCCTTCACGGACCAGCACCGCTCGCACTTATTACCGGATGCAACATTCACAACCACAGCGACATCGGGGACGTCGGAAATTATGAAGGCATCAACAGGCGGCGTATCGGTAACCACATGCAAATAAGAAGTTATGCAAATATCAGCAAAATCGATGGTTTTCAGCAAATCCGCATCCGGCTTTTTGACATAGACCGTTGGCGTTGCCTGCAAACTGGAACCCACAACCTTTTCTGCGCGCTTCTTTTCAATCGCGCCAGTTACAACCGAACGCAGTGCGCGGATGCGTTGCCATTTGGTTGCCAAGGCATCATCGCGCCATTCGGCAGGGATTTTTTCAAACAAAGTTGCATGAACGGATTTTTCAGGATGCTTTCCTGCAAGCCACGCTTCTTCAGCCGTAAAGCACAAAATTGGCGCAAGCCATTTGGTGAGCGAGATATAAATCGTGTGCATGACTGTGCGCACCGCGCGGCGGCGGGTTTCATTGGGATGATCACAATACAGACTATCCTTGCGGATATCGAAATAGAGCGCTGATAAATCAACCGCGCAGAAATTGTGTAATTCGGTCAACATCGCATTGAACTTATATTCCGCAATCGCCTTTTCGATATTGGCGTTTACTTCATATAAGCGATGCAAGACCCAGCGTTCCAGCTCCGGCATTTCTTTAATGCCAAGCGTTTCCTTGGCACTAAAGCCGTCAAGCGCGCCAAGCACATAGCGCAGGGTATTACGCAAGCGGCGATAGGTTTCGGCCGATTGCTTGAGGATTTCAGGGCCAACGCGCAAATCTTCGGTGTAATCGGTACTGATAATCCAAAGACGTAAAATATCTGCACCCATTTTTTCGATGACTTCCTGAGGAGCAACCACATTGCCCAAGGATTTCGACATCTTGCGGCCTTGTTCATCGAGCGCAAAGCCATGCGTCAGCACAGCCTTGAACGGTGCAATGCCGCGCGTGCCGCAGCTTTCCAACAATGAAGAATGGAACCAACCGCGATGCTGGTCGGACCCTTCTAAATATAAATCAGCAGGTACAGCAAAGCCGCGCGCTTCCAAAACAAAGGCATGAGTTGAACCGGATTCAAACCATACATCGACGATGTCTTTAATCTGATCGTAATCCTCGGCTTTATACTTATCGCCCAAGAATTCTTGGGCGGGGCGTGCAAACCAAGCATCCGCACCATCTTGTTCAAAGGCATCAGCGATGCGTTTATTGACGGCATCATCGCGAATGATTTCGCCAGTTACCTTATGCGCAAAAATCGCAATAGGAACACCCCAAGCGCGTTGACGGCTGATGCACCAGTCAGGCCGCGTTTCCACCATAGAGCGAATGCGGTTTTCACCGATTGCCGGAACCCAATCGGTATCGGCAATGGCTTTGAGCGCTTTCTTGCGCAAATCATTCTTCTCCATCGAGATGAACCATTGCGGCGTAGTGCGGAAAATAACCGGCGCTTTTGAACGCCAAGAATGGGGATAGCTGTGCTGGAATGAATGACTGGCAAGAAGCGCACCAACTTCGGTAAGTTTTGCAAGCACTGCCTTATTCGCGCCGCCGGGTTTACCTTGCAGATTATAGATGTATTCCCCCGCGAAGATCGGCGTGTGCGGTTTATAGCGCCCCTCCCCATCCACGAAATCGGATTGTGATAGGTCACCACTTTCACCGTATATTTCATAACGATGTGCTTTGCCTAATTTATAATCGTCTTCACCATGGTTCGGCGCGATATGCACGAAGCCCGTACCGGTTTCGGTTGCAACGAATTCACCAGCGAATAATGGCACATCGAATTCATAGCCGTGCCCGCGCAATGGGTGAGCAATCTCCAATTTATTTAGATCACTACCCTTAAAACCAATTAATTCTCGCAGAACGACACCGGTTTGTTTTTCAAAATTTTCTTTTTGAACCTGCGCGACGACATATTTTTCACCCACATTGCCTTTGCTTGATTCATTGACAGCCGTGCATTCATAGATAGCATAATCTATATCATTTCCAAACGCTATCGCGCGATTACCAGGCAAGGTCCAAGGTGTTGTTGTCCATATTACGATATAAGAGTTCTGAAGATGGCTAATCAGCTTTATATCTCCAACTAAAACGCTAGAGACACCATCTTTGTTCACTGAGGATACCGGAAATTTCACATACGCCGCGGTTGATGTGTGGTCGTGATATTCAACCTCCGCATCGGCCAGCGCGGTTTTTTCAACCGTTGACCACATGACGGGTTTCACATCACGGTAGAGCCCGCCATTCATCGCGAATTTGTGGATTTCCTTCACGATGCCGGCTTCCGCCGCATAGGTCATGGTGGTGTAAGGGTCAGCCCAATTACCCATAACGCCAAGACGCTGGAATTCCGCGCCTTGCACGCCCACCCATTCGCGCGCGAATTCGCGGCATTCCTGACGGAATTGCAACAGCGGCACTTCATCCTTGTTCTTTTTTTGCGCGCGATATTTTTCTTCGATTTTCCATTCAATCGGCAAACCGTGGCAATCCCAGCCCGGAACATAATCGGTGGCATAGCCTTGCATTTGCTTGGTGCGGTTTACCACGTCTTTTAAAATTTTATTGACCGCATGGCCGATATGCAGATTGCCATTCGCATATGGCGGGCCATCATGCAGGATGAATTTCTCCTTACCTGTATTTCCGCCAGAAATCAGCGATTGCAGATTAATATCCTGCCAATAGCTAATCAGCTTTGGTTCTTTTTGCGGCAGGTCACCGCGCATGGGAAATTCGGTTTTGGGGAGAAAAACTGTATTTTTGTAATCAGTAGTCATGGCGCTATTTTGGTCAGGAAAATCAAAAAAACGAGATTATGCCAGCATCTGTTTTGCTACAAGACAATCCTGCTTGATTTGGTTTTTTAACGCATCCAGCCCCTCAAAACGCTGCTCTGGCCTAATAAAATCGACAAAACCGATGCGGATGCTTTGTTCATATAAATCGCCTGCAAAGTCAAATATATGCACTTCAAGGCTTTCACGTTCACCATCTACCGTGGGACGGATGCCGATATTGGCAACGCCCTGATACTGTTTGCCCGCATGGGTGACAGTGACAGCATATATACCAAAGCGCGGCCGCTGGTAACAATCGAGGGATAGATTAGCGGTTGGAAAACCAATTGTACGACCACGCTGCGCGCCACGCTGCACGATACCTTCAATTTCCCAATTGCGGCCCAGCGCTGCCGCCGCGCTTTTCGGATCACCCTTTTGCAAAACTTCACGGATACGCGTCGATGACCACAGCACATGCGAATTGTCATAAACAGGCGAAACCTCATCCACATGCAAATGATGTTTTTTCATAAGCTGCTTGAGCAGCCGCATATCGCCGCCGCGTTTATGACCAAACACAAAATCATGCCCCGCCACAGCATGGGATATATGCAATTGTCCAAGCAATAAGTCTTCAACAAATTGTTCAGCACCGAGCTTAGAAAATTCATAAGTAAACGGAATTTCAAAACATACATCCACGCCCAAATCCGCAAGGATACGACGTTTGGTGTGTGCAGGCGTAATACGGAACGGAGCATCAGCTGGTGCAAACACACTGCGCGGATGCGGCTCGAACGTAACAACCCCAAAAGGTTTATTGTGTTTACGCGCCTGTTCGCGAGCTTTTTGCAACACCACCTGATGCCCGAGATGCACGCCATCAAAATTACCGAGCGCAACAACAGCGTTCTGCATGGGTTTTGGTGGCGGGGAAGATGGTTCAAAAATAAGCATGGCCATTCAATCTAGGCAAGCAATTCGCCCTGTCAATATGCGTGGCTTTTGATAATATAGGTTTTACACTTTTGCTCGTTGGCCTCAACAATTGGTG
This genomic interval from Alphaproteobacteria bacterium contains the following:
- the ileS gene encoding isoleucine--tRNA ligase; this translates as MTTDYKNTVFLPKTEFPMRGDLPQKEPKLISYWQDINLQSLISGGNTGKEKFILHDGPPYANGNLHIGHAVNKILKDVVNRTKQMQGYATDYVPGWDCHGLPIEWKIEEKYRAQKKNKDEVPLLQFRQECREFAREWVGVQGAEFQRLGVMGNWADPYTTMTYAAEAGIVKEIHKFAMNGGLYRDVKPVMWSTVEKTALADAEVEYHDHTSTAAYVKFPVSSVNKDGVSSVLVGDIKLISHLQNSYIVIWTTTPWTLPGNRAIAFGNDIDYAIYECTAVNESSKGNVGEKYVVAQVQKENFEKQTGVVLRELIGFKGSDLNKLEIAHPLRGHGYEFDVPLFAGEFVATETGTGFVHIAPNHGEDDYKLGKAHRYEIYGESGDLSQSDFVDGEGRYKPHTPIFAGEYIYNLQGKPGGANKAVLAKLTEVGALLASHSFQHSYPHSWRSKAPVIFRTTPQWFISMEKNDLRKKALKAIADTDWVPAIGENRIRSMVETRPDWCISRQRAWGVPIAIFAHKVTGEIIRDDAVNKRIADAFEQDGADAWFARPAQEFLGDKYKAEDYDQIKDIVDVWFESGSTHAFVLEARGFAVPADLYLEGSDQHRGWFHSSLLESCGTRGIAPFKAVLTHGFALDEQGRKMSKSLGNVVAPQEVIEKMGADILRLWIISTDYTEDLRVGPEILKQSAETYRRLRNTLRYVLGALDGFSAKETLGIKEMPELERWVLHRLYEVNANIEKAIAEYKFNAMLTELHNFCAVDLSALYFDIRKDSLYCDHPNETRRRAVRTVMHTIYISLTKWLAPILCFTAEEAWLAGKHPEKSVHATLFEKIPAEWRDDALATKWQRIRALRSVVTGAIEKKRAEKVVGSSLQATPTVYVKKPDADLLKTIDFADICITSYLHVVTDTPPVDAFIISDVPDVAVVVNVASGNKCERCWSVKEEVGKSKKHPTICLRCEAAVEQMAVAA
- a CDS encoding bifunctional riboflavin kinase/FAD synthetase, with amino-acid sequence MLIFEPSSPPPKPMQNAVVALGNFDGVHLGHQVVLQKAREQARKHNKPFGVVTFEPHPRSVFAPADAPFRITPAHTKRRILADLGVDVCFEIPFTYEFSKLGAEQFVEDLLLGQLHISHAVAGHDFVFGHKRGGDMRLLKQLMKKHHLHVDEVSPVYDNSHVLWSSTRIREVLQKGDPKSAAAALGRNWEIEGIVQRGAQRGRTIGFPTANLSLDCYQRPRFGIYAVTVTHAGKQYQGVANIGIRPTVDGERESLEVHIFDFAGDLYEQSIRIGFVDFIRPEQRFEGLDALKNQIKQDCLVAKQMLA
- the lspA gene encoding signal peptidase II, which translates into the protein MSIVRYKWIALALAAVIASVDQISKNAILQTIPSEEIVHPITSFFNLVLVYNRGISFGLFNQAPVEAQPYIFLGISGIISCALLVWLFRTRSALIVTALAMVIGGAIGNAIDRVLHGAVIDFLDFYVTIGSWVYHWPAFNVADSAIVCGVGLILLDSLAFDKKTLQK
- a CDS encoding DUF3035 domain-containing protein, which encodes MKSEKLLIVCVSLIALTGCGEVREAVGLVNTPPDEFAVIDHPPLSMPPDFDLRPPRPGAAPRNAINPSTAAAKALYGEGKMETVPQQGVTSLNMQALSPSEQALISQTGSDKADPRVRSKLDKEASQQVIGNRRLLEAITFWKNPKKDEQGVTVDAAAEKERLEKAKRDGVPITATGTPAIEKSNSVLIK